A genomic segment from Alkalilimnicola ehrlichii MLHE-1 encodes:
- the murC gene encoding UDP-N-acetylmuramate--L-alanine ligase, with protein MTDGDTSPAHTRPDAFGRVRHLHFVGIGGAGMGGIAEVLHNLGFTVTGSDLRENAITRRLAGLGVQVVFGHEADHVQGADAVVVSSAVQADNPEVQAAREYRIPVVRRAEMLAELMRFRYGIAVAGTHGKTTTTSLVASVLAEGGLDPTYVIGGRLNSSASHARLGSGRYLVAEADESDASFLHLKPMMAVVTNIDADHLETYGGDFDQLRHTFDEFLHHLPFYGLAVLCHDDPVLRDLGPEIARQVRSYGFAEDADLRAVDIEQSGRRTRFTVVDGEATFPVEVNLPGRHNVQNALAAIAVARELHVDVAAIQRALQRFQGIGRRFQDHGTLRFGDARVTLVDDYGHHPREIAATLRAVRDGWPGRRVLVVFQPHRYSRTRDLFEDFARVLSEADALLVTEVYAAGEPPVAGATGRGLCAAIRARGQVNPVFVETLEELQQVLPGVARDGDLVLTLGAGSIGGAAAELARRHGVEDGG; from the coding sequence ATGACTGACGGTGACACGAGCCCGGCCCATACCCGCCCGGACGCCTTTGGCCGCGTCCGCCACCTGCACTTCGTCGGTATCGGCGGTGCGGGCATGGGCGGTATCGCCGAGGTGCTGCACAACCTGGGCTTTACCGTGACCGGGTCCGATCTGCGGGAGAACGCCATCACCCGGCGCCTGGCGGGGCTGGGCGTGCAGGTGGTGTTCGGTCATGAGGCCGACCACGTGCAGGGGGCCGATGCGGTGGTGGTCTCCAGCGCGGTGCAGGCGGACAACCCGGAGGTGCAGGCCGCCCGCGAGTACCGTATCCCGGTGGTGCGCCGGGCCGAGATGCTGGCCGAGCTGATGCGCTTCCGTTACGGCATCGCGGTAGCCGGCACCCACGGCAAGACCACCACCACCAGCCTGGTGGCCAGCGTGCTCGCCGAGGGCGGTTTGGACCCCACCTATGTCATCGGCGGGCGGCTCAACAGCTCCGCCAGCCACGCCCGGCTGGGCAGCGGCCGCTATCTGGTGGCCGAGGCCGACGAGAGCGACGCCTCCTTCCTGCACCTGAAGCCGATGATGGCGGTGGTCACCAACATCGATGCCGATCACCTGGAGACCTATGGCGGCGACTTCGACCAGCTACGCCATACCTTCGACGAATTCCTGCACCACCTGCCCTTCTACGGCCTGGCGGTGCTCTGTCACGACGACCCGGTGTTGCGCGATTTGGGCCCGGAGATCGCCCGCCAGGTGCGCAGCTACGGCTTCGCCGAGGACGCCGACCTGCGGGCGGTGGACATCGAGCAGAGCGGCCGGCGTACCCGCTTCACGGTGGTGGATGGCGAGGCGACCTTCCCGGTGGAGGTGAATCTGCCCGGCCGCCACAACGTGCAGAATGCCCTGGCGGCCATCGCCGTGGCCCGCGAGCTGCATGTGGACGTCGCCGCCATCCAGCGCGCCCTGCAGCGCTTCCAGGGGATCGGCCGGCGCTTCCAGGACCACGGTACCCTGCGCTTCGGCGACGCCCGGGTGACCCTGGTGGACGACTACGGCCACCACCCGCGGGAGATCGCCGCCACCCTGAGAGCGGTGCGCGACGGCTGGCCCGGCCGGCGGGTCCTGGTGGTCTTCCAGCCCCACCGTTACAGCCGCACCCGGGATCTGTTCGAGGACTTCGCCCGGGTGCTCTCCGAGGCCGATGCGCTGCTGGTCACCGAGGTCTATGCCGCCGGCGAGCCGCCGGTGGCCGGCGCCACCGGGCGTGGCCTGTGCGCGGCGATCCGCGCCCGCGGCCAGGTCAACCCGGTCTTCGTGGAGACCCTGGAGGAACTGCAGCAGGTGCTCCCCGGGGTGGCCCGGGACGGCGACCTGGTGCTGACCCTGGGGGCGGGCAGCATCGGCGGTGCCGCCGCGGAGCTGGCCCGCCGCCACGGCGTGGAGGATGGGGGATGA
- the ftsW gene encoding putative lipid II flippase FtsW → MAEVLRWLRLDLGQSGGLAWERLDWRLALTVLALAGLGLVMVGSASVSIAEGATGDPLHYLYRQAVFLAVALMAAVACLHLSLDQFYRGGPVLLVLGFFLLLVVLIPGVGREVNGATRWIPLGLINLQVAEVARVCFIIYLAGYCVRRHAELPNTSSAFAVPLAVFSLAAVLLLAQPDFGTALVLMATALGLLFLAGASLWRIGVLGLLLAGAAWLLIVGSPYRWQRLTTFTDPWADPFNAGFQLTQSLIAIGRGEWFGVGLGASVQKLFYLPEAHTDFLFAVLAEELGLLGVVVVVALFTYLAWRGMQIGLASLRADRPFGAYLAWGLTISIGLQAFINMAVTMGLLPTKGLTLPLMSYGGSSLIMTGIALALLLRVDYEARLAAQQPRPRKRPSGRVRP, encoded by the coding sequence ATGGCTGAAGTGCTGCGCTGGCTGCGTCTGGACCTCGGCCAGTCGGGCGGACTGGCCTGGGAGCGCCTGGACTGGCGCCTGGCGCTGACCGTGCTGGCCCTGGCCGGCCTGGGCCTGGTCATGGTGGGCTCGGCCTCGGTCTCCATCGCCGAGGGGGCCACCGGGGATCCGCTCCACTACCTCTACCGGCAGGCCGTCTTCCTGGCCGTGGCCCTGATGGCCGCCGTGGCCTGTCTGCACCTGTCGCTGGACCAGTTCTACCGCGGCGGCCCGGTGTTGTTGGTGCTCGGCTTCTTCCTGCTGCTGGTGGTGCTGATCCCAGGGGTGGGCCGGGAGGTGAACGGCGCCACCCGCTGGATCCCGCTCGGGCTGATCAACCTGCAGGTGGCGGAGGTGGCCCGGGTCTGTTTCATCATCTACCTGGCCGGCTACTGCGTACGCCGGCACGCGGAGCTGCCCAACACCAGCAGCGCCTTCGCCGTCCCGCTGGCGGTCTTTTCGCTGGCCGCTGTCCTGCTGCTGGCGCAGCCCGACTTCGGCACCGCCCTGGTGCTCATGGCCACGGCGCTCGGCCTGTTGTTCCTGGCCGGTGCCTCACTCTGGCGGATCGGGGTGCTGGGCCTGCTGCTGGCCGGCGCCGCCTGGCTGCTCATCGTCGGCTCGCCCTATCGCTGGCAGCGGCTGACCACCTTCACCGATCCCTGGGCCGACCCCTTCAATGCCGGGTTCCAGCTCACCCAGTCGTTGATCGCCATCGGCCGCGGCGAGTGGTTCGGCGTGGGGCTGGGCGCTAGCGTGCAGAAGCTCTTCTACCTGCCGGAGGCGCACACCGACTTCCTGTTCGCCGTGCTGGCGGAGGAGCTGGGTCTGCTCGGCGTGGTCGTGGTGGTGGCCCTGTTCACCTACCTGGCCTGGCGCGGCATGCAGATCGGCCTGGCCAGCCTGCGGGCCGACCGGCCCTTCGGCGCCTACCTGGCCTGGGGGCTGACCATCAGCATCGGGCTGCAGGCCTTCATCAATATGGCCGTCACCATGGGGCTGTTGCCCACCAAGGGGCTGACCCTGCCGCTGATGAGCTACGGCGGCAGCAGCCTGATCATGACCGGCATCGCCCTGGCGCTGCTCCTGCGGGTGGACTACGAGGCCCGGCTGGCGGCCCAGCAACCCAGGCCGCGCAAGCGACCGTCAGGGAGGGTGCGCCCATGA
- the murG gene encoding undecaprenyldiphospho-muramoylpentapeptide beta-N-acetylglucosaminyltransferase, which translates to MTMPVLIMAGGTGGHVFPALAVAERLREQGVPVVWLGTREGLEARVVPAADIPLESLRVRGLRGNGLRGWLAAPFVLLRALWQALGVLRRHRPRAVLGMGGYAAGPGAVAAWLTRRPLIIHEQNAVAGLTNRLLSRLARRVLTGFPGILPERGGEHVGNPVRDAITRVPGPADRGAGAHEPLRLLVVGGSLGALALNSTVPAALARLPEVQRPVVRHQAGERTLQQAREAYDQAGIAVDLQPFIEDMAAAWTWADLAICRAGALTVAELEAVGVPAILVPLPGAVDDHQTANARQFVAAGAGVLLPQSELSAQRLALELKTLLADPPRLQRMAQCARGLGRPDAAATVARICLEEAR; encoded by the coding sequence ATGACGATGCCCGTCCTGATCATGGCCGGTGGCACCGGTGGCCACGTCTTCCCCGCGCTGGCGGTGGCGGAGCGCCTACGCGAGCAGGGGGTGCCAGTGGTCTGGCTGGGCACCCGCGAGGGCCTGGAGGCCCGGGTGGTGCCGGCGGCGGACATCCCGCTGGAGTCGCTGCGGGTGCGCGGCCTGCGCGGCAACGGCCTGCGGGGCTGGCTGGCCGCGCCGTTTGTGCTGCTGCGCGCCCTCTGGCAGGCCCTGGGCGTCCTGCGCCGGCACCGGCCGCGGGCGGTATTGGGCATGGGGGGTTACGCCGCCGGCCCGGGGGCGGTGGCCGCCTGGCTGACCCGCCGGCCGCTGATCATCCACGAGCAGAACGCCGTGGCCGGTCTGACCAACCGCCTGCTGAGTCGGCTCGCCCGCCGGGTGCTCACCGGCTTCCCCGGCATCCTGCCGGAACGGGGCGGCGAGCACGTGGGCAACCCGGTGCGCGACGCCATCACCCGGGTACCCGGCCCGGCGGATCGCGGTGCCGGCGCCCACGAGCCTCTGCGCCTGCTGGTGGTGGGCGGCAGCCTGGGCGCGCTGGCCCTGAACAGCACCGTCCCGGCGGCGCTGGCCCGGCTACCGGAGGTGCAACGGCCGGTGGTACGCCACCAAGCCGGCGAGCGCACCCTGCAACAGGCCCGCGAGGCCTACGATCAGGCGGGTATCGCGGTGGACCTGCAGCCCTTTATTGAGGACATGGCCGCGGCCTGGACCTGGGCGGACCTGGCGATCTGCCGTGCCGGCGCCCTGACCGTGGCGGAGCTGGAGGCGGTGGGCGTGCCCGCCATCCTGGTGCCGCTGCCCGGCGCCGTGGACGACCACCAGACCGCCAACGCCCGGCAGTTCGTGGCGGCCGGCGCCGGGGTCTTGCTGCCCCAGTCCGAACTCAGTGCCCAGCGCCTGGCGCTGGAGCTCAAGACCCTGTTGGCCGACCCGCCACGCCTGCAGCGCATGGCCCAGTGCGCGCGCGGGTTGGGGCGGCCGGACGCCGCGGCCACGGTGGCGCGGATCTGCCTGGAGGAGGCCCGATGA
- the murD gene encoding UDP-N-acetylmuramoyl-L-alanine--D-glutamate ligase, with protein sequence MQAVKRQAGYRAVVGLGRTGLACVRFLAARGLDVCVTDSRDEPPEQATLQREWPQVPVRAGGFDAALLAGAGEIIVSPGVSLREPALETARRAGVPLIGEIELFARHADAPVAAITGSNGKSTVTTLVGRMAEAAGRRVAVGGNLGTPALALLDGETRPDAYILELSSFQLETTHSLAPRVAAVLNISADHMDRHGSVSAYAGIKARIFHGAGVQVLNLDDPVVAAMAQPGRTVLGFSLASNPRRGAGVADHRGAPWLHLNGEPVLPAADLRLPGLHNRANALAALCLGQGLGLPVAAMAEALRRFTGLPHRTEWVAEHAGVRWYNDSKGTNVGAAVAAIRGLAGPVVLIAGGDGKGADFLPLADALREKGRAAVLIGRDAPRLAQVLSGVVPVERAADMRDAVRRAANLARSGDAVLLSPACASFDMFRGFEHRGEAFRDAVREVAHG encoded by the coding sequence ATGCAGGCAGTGAAACGGCAAGCAGGATACCGCGCGGTGGTTGGCCTCGGCCGCACCGGGCTGGCCTGTGTCCGTTTCCTGGCCGCCCGCGGGCTCGATGTGTGCGTCACCGACAGCCGCGACGAGCCGCCGGAGCAGGCCACCCTGCAACGGGAATGGCCGCAGGTGCCGGTGCGCGCGGGCGGCTTCGACGCCGCCCTGCTGGCGGGCGCCGGGGAGATCATCGTCAGTCCCGGGGTCAGTCTCCGGGAGCCGGCGCTGGAGACCGCCCGCCGGGCCGGTGTGCCGTTGATCGGCGAGATCGAGCTGTTTGCCCGTCACGCCGATGCGCCGGTGGCGGCGATCACCGGCTCCAATGGCAAGAGCACGGTCACCACCCTGGTGGGGCGAATGGCCGAGGCGGCGGGCCGGCGGGTGGCGGTGGGCGGCAATCTGGGCACCCCGGCACTGGCACTGCTGGATGGGGAGACCCGGCCCGATGCCTACATTCTGGAGCTCTCCTCCTTTCAGCTCGAGACCACCCACAGCCTGGCCCCCCGGGTGGCGGCGGTGCTCAACATCAGCGCCGACCACATGGACCGCCACGGCAGTGTCAGCGCCTACGCCGGGATCAAGGCGCGTATCTTCCACGGCGCCGGCGTCCAGGTGCTCAACCTGGACGATCCGGTGGTGGCCGCCATGGCGCAACCCGGCCGCACGGTCCTGGGCTTCAGCCTGGCGTCCAACCCGCGCCGGGGGGCCGGCGTGGCCGACCACCGGGGCGCCCCGTGGCTGCACCTGAATGGTGAGCCGGTCCTGCCGGCGGCGGACCTGCGGCTGCCCGGGCTGCACAACCGCGCCAACGCCCTGGCCGCCCTCTGCCTGGGGCAGGGACTGGGCCTGCCGGTGGCGGCGATGGCCGAGGCGCTGCGCCGTTTCACCGGCCTGCCCCACCGCACCGAATGGGTGGCCGAGCACGCCGGTGTGCGCTGGTACAACGACTCCAAGGGGACCAATGTGGGGGCGGCCGTGGCCGCCATCCGTGGCCTGGCGGGCCCGGTGGTGCTGATCGCCGGCGGCGACGGCAAGGGGGCCGACTTCTTGCCGCTGGCCGACGCGCTTCGCGAGAAGGGCCGGGCGGCGGTGCTGATCGGCCGGGACGCCCCGCGCCTGGCGCAGGTGCTCTCCGGGGTGGTGCCGGTGGAGCGGGCCGCGGATATGAGGGACGCCGTGCGCCGGGCGGCCAACCTGGCCCGGTCCGGCGACGCGGTGCTGCTGTCGCCCGCCTGTGCCAGCTTCGATATGTTCCGGGGCTTCGAGCACCGGGGTGAGGCCTTCCGCGACGCGGTACGGGAGGTGGCCCATGGCTGA